One Henriciella litoralis genomic window carries:
- a CDS encoding SEL1-like repeat protein translates to MEDQQRFPDLCERQADSKIVFLSSDELPPSLRDGELYFALNDANEVVAYTYSYLHGVDWLLSPAERDKVKQGRQDRAMLLSAMLTDLYGARQASGHFDQSTRYGFVPFPLALPTCKAWLVEEVAIILCRERTILIDGTEMSLSFIRTDRSRHGNIMRKMIDPGRGRAAAAQFVMDELQRIEDAARLAELAQNEPSKSWDAAKAKWVEEDVFRNCESEDLRPLEEALAVGRLQFKQELSERADDSGEAIFSEIIDPDSKFYEDLDTEDDRPTILAMLELAAERGSHESISELGASQLYCYEGVEQDLEGAREKLQLAADEGVSLAKYSLALMYASGMIASENPDQSGKALLETCAAEGEPACVDLVGWQ, encoded by the coding sequence ATGGAGGATCAACAGCGTTTTCCCGATCTCTGCGAAAGACAGGCGGATAGTAAGATAGTTTTTCTCTCCAGCGATGAACTTCCTCCGTCGCTTCGTGATGGTGAACTTTATTTCGCGCTCAACGACGCAAATGAAGTGGTGGCCTACACATACAGCTATCTTCACGGGGTCGACTGGTTGTTGTCGCCAGCCGAACGCGACAAGGTGAAACAGGGGCGCCAGGACCGTGCCATGCTTTTGTCGGCGATGCTGACCGATCTGTATGGCGCCCGACAGGCGTCGGGTCATTTTGACCAATCGACACGTTACGGCTTTGTCCCATTCCCGCTTGCTCTGCCAACGTGCAAGGCTTGGCTCGTCGAGGAGGTTGCAATCATCCTCTGCCGGGAACGGACGATTCTTATTGATGGCACAGAGATGTCGTTGAGTTTCATCCGAACGGATCGTTCGCGACATGGCAATATTATGCGGAAGATGATCGATCCCGGGCGCGGTAGAGCGGCAGCTGCGCAGTTTGTTATGGACGAGTTGCAGCGCATCGAAGACGCAGCCCGCCTCGCTGAATTGGCGCAAAATGAGCCTTCGAAAAGCTGGGACGCCGCCAAGGCCAAATGGGTGGAAGAAGATGTGTTCCGAAACTGCGAATCTGAGGATCTGCGCCCTCTGGAAGAGGCGCTGGCTGTTGGCAGGCTTCAGTTCAAGCAAGAACTTTCAGAACGTGCTGATGACAGCGGCGAAGCCATTTTTAGTGAGATTATTGACCCTGACAGTAAGTTTTATGAAGACCTCGACACCGAAGATGACCGACCGACCATACTTGCAATGCTGGAACTGGCTGCCGAGCGTGGAAGCCACGAAAGTATATCAGAGCTCGGTGCCAGCCAGCTATATTGCTATGAGGGCGTCGAGCAGGATCTTGAAGGCGCGCGCGAAAAGCTGCAGCTGGCGGCCGATGAGGGTGTATCGCTTGCAAAGTACTCGCTGGCCCTGATGTACGCCTCGGGCATGATCGCCTCGGAGAATCCGGACCAGAGCGGCAAGGCCCTGTTAGAGACCTGCGCCGCAGAAGGTGAACCCGCATGCGTCGATCTTGTGGGGTGGCAGTAA
- a CDS encoding nitroreductase, translating into MNLEQAIQQRISTRAYLEDPISEEELREWLEEAQRAPSGGNLQPWRVIAVAGDAKQAVIELAQKRLAENPRGEPTDRPIYPKDLWEPHEARRRKVGEMMYEKLEIPREDRPARLEWFARNYRFFEAPVGVFFVIDERMGHGQWAHTGMFMQTLALLAEARGWGTCMQECWGILRPSLKEHLGLGETEMVYCGMSLGYPDRSHPVNQLRSERAPVDEFAEFRGF; encoded by the coding sequence ATGAATCTTGAACAGGCGATCCAGCAGCGCATCTCCACTCGCGCCTATCTCGAAGATCCGATCAGCGAGGAAGAGCTGCGCGAATGGCTTGAAGAAGCTCAACGCGCGCCATCCGGCGGAAATCTCCAGCCCTGGCGGGTTATTGCGGTTGCTGGCGACGCCAAGCAGGCCGTCATTGAGCTTGCCCAGAAGCGGCTCGCAGAGAATCCGCGCGGCGAACCAACGGACCGTCCGATCTATCCCAAGGACCTCTGGGAGCCGCATGAAGCGCGCCGCCGCAAGGTTGGCGAGATGATGTATGAAAAGCTGGAGATTCCGCGCGAGGACCGCCCCGCAAGGCTCGAATGGTTTGCGCGCAACTATCGCTTCTTCGAAGCCCCCGTCGGCGTTTTCTTCGTGATCGATGAGCGCATGGGCCATGGCCAGTGGGCACATACCGGCATGTTCATGCAGACCCTCGCTTTGCTTGCTGAAGCGCGCGGCTGGGGCACCTGCATGCAGGAGTGCTGGGGCATCCTGCGACCAAGCCTGAAAGAGCATCTTGGCCTTGGCGAAACCGAAATGGTGTATTGCGGAATGTCACTTGGCTATCCAGACCGCTCGCACCCGGTCAACCAGCTGCGGTCCGAACGCGCGCCGGTGGACGAATTTGCAGAGTTTCGAGGGTTTTAG
- a CDS encoding SulP family inorganic anion transporter: MRKPKILTTIRDYSWSLFFADLMAGLTVALVALPLSLAIAIASGADPGKGLVTAIVAGFFISLLGGSRVQIGGPTGAFIVVVFGVIAEHGYDGLVLATFMAGLILLVAGWMRAGRLIAFIPEAVVNGFTIGIAIIIAASQIGDFFGLTVSHMPADFIEKLPVLWGARETTNVSALCIALVTLVLIIGLRRLAPKYPGLVVAVGVGSAAVALMNLPVDTLFSRFGALPNQLPMPHLPDLSWDRLVELIPSAIIIAFLAGVESLLSAMVADRMIGGHHRPNAELTAQGAANIASSLFGGLPATGAIARTATNVRAGGKTPVAGIVHALVILLIMLAAAPLAGYLALPALAALLVMTAWNMSEPHKWKEYAKARKSDLALLLLTMVLTVLVDLTVAIGVGVAVGLALRLSRRDTDESDWKTPKR; encoded by the coding sequence ATGCGTAAGCCAAAAATCCTCACAACCATCAGGGACTATTCCTGGTCGCTGTTCTTCGCCGACCTGATGGCCGGCTTGACCGTCGCCCTTGTGGCGCTGCCGCTCAGCCTTGCCATCGCCATCGCGTCGGGCGCTGACCCCGGCAAGGGGCTCGTCACGGCGATTGTGGCGGGCTTCTTCATTTCATTGCTTGGCGGATCGCGTGTCCAGATCGGCGGACCGACGGGCGCTTTCATTGTCGTCGTCTTCGGCGTGATTGCGGAACATGGCTATGATGGCCTTGTGCTCGCGACCTTCATGGCGGGTCTGATCCTGCTGGTCGCTGGCTGGATGCGGGCAGGGCGGCTCATTGCCTTTATCCCGGAAGCTGTCGTCAACGGTTTCACGATCGGCATCGCCATCATCATCGCAGCGAGCCAGATCGGTGACTTTTTCGGCCTGACCGTTTCTCATATGCCAGCGGACTTTATCGAAAAGCTTCCCGTCCTATGGGGCGCGCGGGAGACGACGAATGTGTCGGCGCTGTGCATCGCGCTGGTGACGCTGGTGCTGATCATCGGCCTGCGCAGGCTCGCGCCCAAATATCCAGGCCTTGTCGTTGCGGTTGGCGTTGGTTCCGCGGCCGTGGCGCTAATGAACCTTCCCGTGGATACGCTTTTCTCGCGATTTGGCGCGCTGCCGAACCAGTTGCCGATGCCGCACCTGCCGGACCTCAGCTGGGACCGGCTCGTCGAACTTATCCCGTCTGCCATCATCATCGCTTTCCTGGCCGGGGTGGAGTCGCTCCTTTCCGCCATGGTCGCTGACCGGATGATTGGTGGCCATCACCGCCCGAACGCCGAGTTGACCGCGCAGGGGGCCGCGAACATCGCCTCATCGCTCTTCGGCGGCCTTCCGGCCACAGGCGCCATTGCCCGCACCGCAACCAATGTGCGCGCTGGCGGCAAGACACCCGTCGCAGGGATCGTTCACGCGCTGGTGATCCTGCTCATCATGTTGGCGGCCGCGCCACTTGCCGGCTATCTCGCTTTGCCGGCGCTGGCAGCCCTTCTAGTGATGACAGCCTGGAATATGAGTGAGCCGCACAAATGGAAGGAATACGCCAAGGCGCGCAAGAGCGATCTGGCGCTCCTGCTCCTGACCATGGTGTTGACGGTGCTTGTCGATCTGACGGTTGCAATTGGTGTCGGCGTTGCCGTTGGCCTCGCGCTCCGGCTTAGCAGGCGCGATACGGATGAGAGCGACTGGAAGACGCCGAAGCGGTAA
- the erpA gene encoding iron-sulfur cluster insertion protein ErpA codes for MSDVTLSENAAKRINAILAKQSGKDFLRVSVEGGGCSGFSYKFDLEDTRNEDDVIIERDGARVLVDEMSMEFMRGSEIDFSTELIGAAFKINNPNATAACGCGTSFSL; via the coding sequence ATGAGCGACGTTACCCTTTCTGAAAATGCTGCAAAGCGCATTAATGCGATTCTGGCAAAGCAGTCCGGCAAGGACTTCCTTCGTGTGTCCGTCGAAGGCGGCGGATGCTCGGGCTTCTCCTACAAGTTCGACCTCGAAGATACCCGTAATGAGGATGATGTGATCATCGAGCGCGACGGGGCCCGCGTTCTCGTCGATGAGATGAGCATGGAATTCATGCGCGGCTCGGAAATCGACTTCTCGACCGAATTGATCGGCGCGGCCTTCAAGATCAACAATCCGAACGCCACAGCTGCCTGTGGCTGTGGGACGAGTTTCTCGCTCTGA
- a CDS encoding deoxyguanosinetriphosphate triphosphohydrolase yields the protein MPDKIGKPALPEKRAVFATLWENSRGRFHNEAESATRTPFQRDRDRIIHSSGFRRLKQKTQVFVAHEGDHYRTRLTHSLEVAQIARSVARRLGVDEDLAEAMALAHDLGHPPFGHAGEDQLDASMEAYQGFDHNAQTLRVVTRLEQRYPLFDGLNLTWEMLEGLVKHNGPLLTADTSISSLPAAFRDFPYLQQLELDQFAGPEAQIAALADDIAYNNHDIDDGIAAGLFEIDDMLHLPLVGDVFRSVRLEHPVLDTQRTVYEAVRRLIGLWIDDLIGETRKRVEKHNPQSAADVRAMPEPLVAFSEEFEAQQRALRAFLFERMYKHYKVNRMRSQAKRVLKELFDLFLEEPDILPPPLRQDAEQAPKDRRARLVCDYIAGMTDNYAIDLHRKVFNIEGMI from the coding sequence ATGCCTGACAAGATAGGTAAGCCTGCGCTTCCAGAAAAGAGAGCAGTGTTTGCGACCCTGTGGGAAAATTCCCGTGGACGGTTCCACAATGAGGCTGAATCGGCCACCCGCACGCCGTTTCAGCGCGATCGCGACCGGATCATCCATTCCTCAGGTTTTCGGCGCCTGAAGCAGAAAACGCAGGTTTTCGTCGCGCATGAGGGCGATCACTACCGCACGCGGCTGACCCATTCTCTGGAAGTGGCGCAGATCGCGCGCTCTGTCGCCCGGCGGCTTGGCGTCGACGAGGATCTGGCTGAAGCCATGGCGCTGGCGCATGATCTCGGTCATCCGCCTTTCGGCCATGCCGGTGAGGACCAGCTGGACGCCTCGATGGAGGCCTATCAGGGCTTCGATCACAATGCGCAGACCTTGCGCGTCGTCACGCGGCTGGAGCAACGCTATCCGCTGTTCGATGGGTTGAACCTCACCTGGGAGATGCTGGAAGGGCTGGTCAAGCACAACGGACCGCTTCTGACTGCGGACACGTCGATTTCTTCGCTGCCGGCGGCCTTTCGCGATTTTCCGTATCTTCAGCAGCTGGAGCTCGACCAGTTTGCCGGGCCAGAAGCCCAGATCGCGGCGCTCGCTGACGATATCGCCTACAATAATCACGACATCGATGACGGCATCGCGGCCGGTCTGTTTGAGATTGATGACATGCTGCACCTGCCGCTCGTCGGAGACGTGTTTCGCTCGGTGCGTCTGGAGCATCCCGTGCTCGACACGCAGCGAACTGTCTATGAAGCCGTGCGCCGACTTATAGGCCTGTGGATCGATGACCTGATCGGTGAAACCCGGAAACGCGTTGAGAAGCATAATCCACAATCGGCCGCAGACGTTCGCGCTATGCCTGAGCCTCTCGTGGCGTTCTCTGAAGAGTTTGAAGCCCAGCAGCGCGCCCTTCGCGCGTTCCTGTTTGAGCGGATGTACAAGCACTACAAGGTCAACCGGATGCGCAGCCAGGCCAAACGCGTCCTGAAAGAGCTGTTCGACCTGTTCCTCGAAGAGCCGGATATCCTGCCGCCACCACTAAGACAGGATGCCGAGCAGGCCCCAAAGGACCGGCGCGCCCGGCTGGTCTGCGACTATATTGCGGGAATGACCGACAATTACGCCATCGACCTGCACCGGAAAGTCTTCAATATCGAAGGCATGATCTGA
- a CDS encoding SPOR domain-containing protein: protein MTNRITDHDLGPYEEDHRGFEIKDDETARGPLILALALGVLLVFGAVVWNTYSHGVRSDDGALPMVVADQQPYKRVPDERGGIQIDDLDNRLYDALDGSTRPPAVRQVAANNDGYLRGAPPRDLRPSASPEPKATEPASESPAVSGDDLPPIQNQATEPAIETAPVQSVNVMPTEVTPAEPEPAMAPEPELRGEPDHRFAFVPGGEYLVQISAVRTHEAAEAAWSTASKRHPDIFSGAHMSIQKADLGAKGIFYRLRAGAFGSRDGATKFCSAFKANGGDCIVIREAA, encoded by the coding sequence ATGACCAATCGAATCACAGACCACGACCTTGGACCGTATGAAGAAGATCATCGCGGCTTCGAAATAAAAGACGACGAGACTGCGAGAGGTCCGCTTATCCTGGCGCTGGCCCTCGGGGTTCTGCTCGTTTTCGGGGCGGTCGTCTGGAATACGTATAGCCACGGCGTGCGTAGCGATGATGGCGCGCTGCCGATGGTTGTTGCTGACCAACAGCCCTATAAGCGCGTGCCGGATGAACGTGGCGGCATTCAGATCGATGATCTGGACAACCGCCTTTATGATGCCCTCGACGGCAGCACACGCCCGCCTGCTGTCAGGCAGGTTGCGGCAAACAATGATGGCTATCTGCGCGGCGCCCCGCCTCGCGATCTTCGTCCATCCGCGTCACCTGAGCCGAAAGCGACCGAACCTGCGAGCGAAAGCCCGGCTGTGAGTGGTGACGATCTGCCGCCAATCCAGAACCAGGCGACGGAGCCGGCCATTGAAACCGCGCCTGTTCAGTCCGTGAACGTCATGCCGACGGAAGTCACGCCGGCTGAGCCAGAGCCTGCCATGGCGCCAGAACCAGAGCTGCGCGGTGAACCCGATCACCGCTTTGCCTTCGTCCCGGGCGGCGAGTACCTCGTCCAGATTTCCGCCGTGCGCACGCATGAAGCAGCTGAGGCGGCATGGTCGACTGCGAGCAAGCGCCATCCCGACATCTTCTCAGGGGCCCATATGTCGATCCAGAAGGCAGACCTCGGCGCCAAGGGCATCTTCTACCGCCTGCGCGCGGGGGCCTTCGGGTCGCGCGATGGTGCGACGAAATTCTGCTCCGCGTTCAAAGCCAATGGCGGGGACTGCATCGTCATTCGCGAAGCCGCATGA
- a CDS encoding glycoside hydrolase family 3 N-terminal domain-containing protein translates to MTNKACILSISGPDLLESEAALFAEYKPWGVILMGRSCISKDQIRKCVDDIWTAVGREILIFIDQEGGRVARLKSPEWPIFPRGEVYGQLYDRDPELGLESIWLGHRLIAHELASMGIHADCAPICDLPQPGAHDVIGDRAYGTDPDKVGLLARAALRGLEDGNVAGVIKHIPGHGRSMADSHLELPRVTAGDNELASDFAAFVHVNDAAMAMTAHISYDAFDAERAATVSPLMIQEVIRRRIGFDGLLMTDDLGMKALGGTLTDRADASIAAGCDVLLHCSGFLKNADDILAEMTEVAEAAPVLDGKSLARAEAAERSAQRGQDFDVDAGWTRFRELVPNVGAMHF, encoded by the coding sequence ATGACGAACAAGGCGTGCATTTTAAGTATTTCAGGGCCGGACTTGCTGGAAAGCGAGGCGGCCCTTTTTGCTGAATACAAGCCGTGGGGCGTCATCCTGATGGGGCGGTCTTGCATCTCGAAAGACCAGATCCGCAAATGCGTTGATGATATCTGGACGGCGGTTGGCCGCGAAATCCTGATCTTCATCGATCAGGAAGGTGGCCGTGTTGCGCGCTTGAAATCGCCAGAGTGGCCGATTTTCCCGCGCGGCGAAGTCTATGGCCAACTTTATGATCGTGATCCTGAGCTGGGCCTGGAGAGCATCTGGCTCGGCCATCGGCTGATCGCGCATGAGCTTGCCTCGATGGGCATCCATGCCGACTGCGCGCCGATATGCGATTTGCCACAGCCGGGCGCGCATGATGTCATTGGGGACCGCGCCTATGGCACGGATCCGGACAAGGTCGGACTATTGGCCCGCGCGGCTCTGAGAGGGCTGGAGGACGGCAATGTCGCCGGTGTGATCAAGCATATTCCGGGGCATGGCCGCTCTATGGCTGATAGTCATCTTGAGCTGCCGCGCGTGACCGCAGGCGACAATGAACTCGCCTCGGACTTTGCCGCCTTTGTGCATGTGAACGATGCTGCGATGGCGATGACAGCCCATATTTCCTACGACGCGTTTGATGCTGAGCGCGCCGCAACTGTCTCGCCATTGATGATTCAGGAAGTCATTCGGCGCCGAATCGGGTTTGATGGTCTTCTGATGACCGATGATCTTGGCATGAAAGCCCTTGGCGGGACGCTCACGGACCGCGCGGACGCTTCGATAGCAGCCGGATGTGACGTGCTGCTGCATTGCTCCGGCTTTCTAAAAAATGCCGACGACATCCTTGCTGAAATGACCGAAGTGGCTGAAGCTGCGCCCGTTCTCGATGGCAAATCTTTGGCCCGCGCCGAAGCGGCAGAACGCTCAGCGCAGCGCGGTCAGGACTTTGATGTAGACGCTGGATGGACCCGCTTCCGTGAGCTCGTCCCGAATGTTGGAGCCATGCACTTTTGA
- a CDS encoding segregation and condensation protein A has translation MSLELVSNDLVDREDIEAGDLFSVDLDGYEGPLHLLLDLARKQKVDLLKVSMLDLANQYIDFIEDARKKRIDLAADYLLMAAWLAFMKSRLLLPKPEKAANDEIDGEEMAARLAFRLKRLEAMREAAEQLMDLGQLGQDVFLRGAPEQPRIVRHTEYDTSLWHLMQAFGSIRQRREDAAPHKVVHQYVLPLEHARDSLKSLSRLIDDWASLAQLRERMKDVAADIPPRSVMASVFSAALELARDGDIDLRQDAHFSPLYLRGHREEAEGTTA, from the coding sequence TTGAGCCTTGAACTTGTATCCAACGACCTCGTCGACCGCGAGGACATTGAAGCCGGGGACCTGTTCTCGGTTGATCTTGATGGATATGAGGGCCCGCTTCATCTGCTGCTGGATCTCGCGCGCAAGCAAAAGGTCGACCTGCTCAAGGTCTCGATGCTCGATCTTGCCAACCAGTATATCGATTTCATTGAGGATGCCCGCAAGAAGCGGATAGACCTTGCCGCCGATTATCTTCTGATGGCGGCGTGGCTTGCGTTCATGAAGTCACGCCTCCTTTTGCCGAAGCCGGAAAAGGCCGCCAATGACGAGATAGATGGCGAGGAAATGGCCGCGCGTCTGGCCTTCCGCCTGAAACGCCTTGAAGCGATGCGCGAAGCCGCCGAGCAGCTGATGGACCTTGGCCAGCTTGGGCAGGACGTGTTCCTGCGAGGCGCACCTGAGCAGCCACGCATTGTTCGCCATACCGAATACGACACCTCGCTCTGGCACCTGATGCAGGCCTTCGGCTCAATCCGTCAGCGCCGGGAAGATGCCGCGCCGCATAAGGTTGTGCATCAATATGTGCTGCCGCTTGAGCATGCTCGCGACTCGCTGAAAAGCTTGAGCAGACTGATTGATGATTGGGCGAGCCTTGCGCAACTGCGCGAGCGGATGAAAGATGTCGCCGCAGACATCCCGCCGCGCTCCGTCATGGCCAGCGTATTTTCAGCGGCGCTCGAGCTCGCCCGTGATGGCGACATTGATCTGCGCCAGGATGCTCATTTTTCGCCGCTTTACCTACGCGGCCACCGCGAGGAAGCAGAAGGGACCACCGCATGA
- the scpB gene encoding SMC-Scp complex subunit ScpB, translated as MSAIPQTKAEDIEDAPDDIRDAVRQLNFAYRRSSEMLADAASTGVDASSEALRRAEAILFAAGEPLSAEQIAEVLPQDADAAQVLMSLKAAYANRGVNLLEVAGKWRFQTAEDLAYLFVEEREEQKKLSQAALETLAIIAYGQPVTRAEIEAVRGVAVSKGTIDQLMEAGWVRIKGRRKTPGRPVTYGTTDGFLEQFGLESLEVLPGRAELEAGGLLSDVVPDDFNADDVDIPVTDGETFTVEDEDNSSFVTDFMDGTDEED; from the coding sequence ATGAGTGCGATACCCCAAACAAAGGCTGAAGACATCGAAGACGCGCCAGACGATATCCGCGATGCAGTCCGCCAGCTGAATTTCGCCTATCGCCGTTCTTCGGAAATGCTGGCTGATGCCGCCAGCACAGGCGTCGATGCGAGCTCTGAAGCCCTTCGCCGCGCCGAAGCCATTCTGTTTGCCGCAGGTGAACCGCTCAGCGCTGAGCAGATCGCTGAAGTGTTGCCGCAGGACGCAGATGCCGCGCAGGTTCTGATGTCGCTTAAGGCGGCCTACGCCAATCGCGGCGTCAACCTTCTCGAAGTCGCCGGCAAATGGCGCTTTCAGACGGCTGAAGACCTGGCCTATCTCTTTGTGGAAGAGCGCGAAGAGCAGAAGAAGCTGTCGCAGGCCGCGCTCGAAACCCTCGCCATCATCGCTTATGGCCAGCCCGTCACACGCGCTGAGATCGAGGCCGTGCGCGGTGTCGCCGTCTCCAAAGGCACGATCGACCAGCTGATGGAAGCCGGATGGGTTCGCATCAAGGGCCGCCGCAAGACGCCGGGCCGCCCGGTCACCTATGGCACGACAGATGGCTTCCTCGAACAGTTCGGCCTGGAAAGCCTTGAAGTGCTGCCTGGCCGAGCAGAACTTGAAGCTGGCGGCCTCCTTTCGGACGTCGTGCCGGATGATTTCAATGCCGACGATGTTGATATTCCCGTGACCGACGGTGAGACATTTACGGTCGAAGACGAAGATAATTCGTCTTTCGTGACTGATTTCATGGACGGCACGGACGAGGAAGATTAG
- the tatA gene encoding twin-arginine translocase TatA/TatE family subunit produces the protein MAPSWMQLLIVLIVALLLFGGRGRISSIMGDMAKGVRSFRKGLNDEDEDEQKKKELDDEKMVNVTPEKEKSKTSS, from the coding sequence ATGGCCCCAAGCTGGATGCAGCTTCTTATCGTACTTATCGTCGCCTTGCTGCTGTTTGGTGGACGCGGACGGATTTCCTCGATCATGGGTGACATGGCCAAGGGCGTTCGCAGCTTCCGCAAGGGCCTCAATGACGAAGACGAGGACGAGCAGAAGAAAAAAGAGCTCGACGACGAGAAGATGGTCAACGTCACGCCTGAGAAGGAAAAGTCCAAAACCTCCAGCTAA
- the tatB gene encoding Sec-independent protein translocase protein TatB: protein MLPQFGFTEFMLVAIIALIVVGPKDLPMMMRKLGQFLAKGKAMAREFQSAFDDIAKQAELDELRKEIEDLRRDNALTEAVDELKRTEADINRQVMMESPLASKKPGPAEADKLTDEGASTADSVEQDTPSEAASAPTPDKPAPKKPAAKKQSPKKQTKSASESGTRKSTPKKVAPQPDKTGAGTE, encoded by the coding sequence ATGCTTCCGCAATTCGGATTCACCGAGTTCATGCTCGTCGCAATCATTGCCTTGATTGTGGTTGGGCCCAAAGATCTGCCCATGATGATGCGCAAGCTTGGCCAGTTTCTGGCCAAGGGCAAAGCCATGGCGCGCGAATTCCAGTCCGCTTTTGATGATATCGCCAAACAGGCCGAGCTTGATGAGCTGCGCAAGGAGATTGAAGACCTCCGCCGCGATAACGCCCTGACCGAAGCCGTTGATGAACTCAAACGTACCGAGGCAGATATCAATCGTCAGGTCATGATGGAAAGCCCGCTGGCGTCGAAGAAGCCTGGGCCCGCTGAGGCCGACAAACTGACAGATGAGGGCGCCTCGACCGCTGACTCTGTCGAACAGGACACACCGAGCGAGGCCGCATCGGCGCCAACACCTGATAAGCCAGCACCCAAAAAGCCGGCCGCAAAAAAGCAATCTCCCAAAAAGCAAACCAAGTCCGCCAGCGAGAGCGGCACCAGAAAATCCACGCCAAAGAAAGTCGCGCCGCAGCCTGACAAGACCGGGGCCGGTACTGAATGA
- the tatC gene encoding twin-arginine translocase subunit TatC: MTKDMRADEKPNFTDEDEMESSRAPLLDHLIELRSRLIWSIAALAGASILCFFFARPLYNILLAPLVQVAEVDRGDTRFELIYTAPLEVFFVQLKLALFAGVFVAFPVMGWQIYSFVAPGLYKRERGAVLPFLIAAPVLFLIGAIFVYYVMLPLISNFALSFEQEASEGVAAITPQIKVSEYLSLVMALMLAFGLSFQLPVVLGLLGRAGLVGTDTLRKGRKYALVGILVAAAFFTPPDLISQIMLAVPVYCLYEISIACVAMMEKKAAEEEAERAEE, translated from the coding sequence ATGACGAAGGATATGCGCGCGGACGAAAAGCCGAACTTTACCGACGAAGACGAGATGGAATCCTCTCGTGCGCCGCTGCTCGATCATCTGATTGAGCTGCGCAGCCGCCTTATCTGGAGCATCGCCGCGCTCGCCGGGGCCAGCATCCTCTGTTTCTTCTTCGCACGGCCGCTCTACAACATCCTCCTCGCGCCGCTCGTTCAGGTGGCCGAGGTTGATCGCGGCGATACACGGTTTGAATTGATCTACACCGCGCCGCTCGAAGTCTTCTTCGTGCAATTGAAGCTCGCTTTGTTCGCTGGCGTGTTCGTCGCCTTTCCGGTCATGGGCTGGCAGATCTACTCTTTCGTGGCGCCGGGCCTCTACAAGCGTGAAAGAGGCGCGGTTCTGCCCTTTCTCATCGCCGCGCCGGTTCTTTTCCTGATTGGCGCGATCTTCGTCTACTATGTGATGCTGCCGCTGATTTCGAACTTCGCGCTCTCCTTCGAGCAGGAAGCGAGCGAAGGCGTCGCGGCGATTACCCCGCAGATCAAGGTGTCGGAATATCTCTCGCTGGTCATGGCGTTGATGCTGGCCTTCGGTCTGAGCTTCCAGCTGCCCGTCGTGCTCGGCCTGCTGGGACGCGCAGGTCTTGTCGGGACAGACACGCTCCGCAAGGGCCGCAAATATGCGCTTGTCGGCATTCTTGTTGCCGCGGCCTTCTTCACGCCGCCAGATCTTATCTCGCAGATCATGCTCGCCGTGCCGGTCTATTGTCTCTACGAGATCAGCATTGCCTGCGTCGCGATGATGGAGAAAAAGGCCGCCGAGGAAGAAGCCGAGCGGGCCGAAGAGTAA